In Hevea brasiliensis isolate MT/VB/25A 57/8 chromosome 13, ASM3005281v1, whole genome shotgun sequence, a single genomic region encodes these proteins:
- the LOC131171820 gene encoding cuscuta receptor 1-like gives MSNNDLRGTLPSCLANLTSLQQLDISSNHFIGNISISPLATLTSLHKLQLSRNLFKIPISLLPFFNHSKLKFLDCHENEIYADIDVPNLTPKFQLETLDLSGQGDGGVFPKFLDYQHKLEYVDLSDIKMKGEFPHWLIGNNTKLYTLYLPSCSLSGPLHLPMHSHVYLSDLDISDNSFNSPIPTEIGVQFPNLYFLNLSGNGLIGDIPSSFGKMSQLIKLDLSSNRLSGIIPQDLIVGCISLFNLILSNNNLQGQIFPEQANCKELDQLLLDGNQFTGSIPYSILNCTLLNMLDVSDNHLFGSIPGWIRNMTFLRVLDLSENKFSGTLPSSFVPPQIREVYLSNNRLQGPLTNAFYNCSELMTLDLSRNYFTRRIPDWIGKFPKLSYLLLGYNNLVGEIPIQLCNLGQLSLVDLSNNNLSGHVLPCITAASNKVRQEEVGTNPYMASSPAYMKQPLEFTTKSISYYFQGSILKYISGLDLSCNNLTGKIPAEIGNLSMIQVLNLSHNSLTGLIPQSFSNLKRIESLDLSYNKLNGKIPQLTQLHWLAVFSVAHNNLSGKTPEMVAQFATFDNSSYEGNPFLCGPPLSKSCFSSSIMPRVSEEDKKDHKRDGGFMDMDAFYVSFLISYALVLLTMAAILYINPYWRRAWFYMIELSLTNLYYFLVDNIPFWFRCY, from the coding sequence ATGAGCAACAATGATCTCCGTGGCACATTGCCTTCGTGTCTAGCAAATTTAACATCCCTTCAACAATTAGATATATCTTCCAATCACTTCATTGGAAATATCTCCATATCTCCCCTGGCGACTCTCACATCCTTACATAAATTACAACTTTCAAGAAACCTTTTCAAAATTCCAATCTCACTACTGCCGTTCTTTAACCATTCAAAGCTCAAGTTCTTGGATTGTCATGAGAACGAGATATATGCAGATATAGATGTGCCTAATTTGACACCAAAATTTCAATTAGAGACCTTAGATTTGTCAGGTCAAGGAGATGGTGGAGTGTTTCCCAAGTTCCTCGATTATCAGCATAAGTTAGAGTATGTTGATCTGTCAGATATTAAAATGAAGGGAGAGTTTCCACATTGGTTGATTGGAAACAACACAAAATTATACACACTTTACTTGCCTAGTTGTTCTCTTTCAGGGCCCCTCCACTTGCCAATGCATTCCCATGTGTATTTGTCAGACTTAGATATCTCTGACAACAGCTTCAACAGTCCTATTCCAACAGAAATTGGAGTACAATTTCCAAATTTATATTTTCTAAACTTGTCTGGAAATGGTCTCATTGGTGACATTCCTTCATCATTTGGGAAAATGAGCCAATTGATAAAATTAGACTTGTCCAGCAATCGACTATCAGGCATAATACCCCAAGACTTGATTGTTggatgtatttcattatttaatctcATTCTTTCAAACAATAATTTGCAAGGCCAAATATTCCCAGAACAGGCTAATTGCAAAGAATTGGATCAATTATTGTTGGATGGCAATCAATTCACTGGAAGTATCCCATATAGCATACTTAACTGCACCTTGTTGAATATGTTGGATGTGAGTGATAATCATCTCTTTGGTAGCATTCCTGGTTGGATAAGGAATATGACTTTTCTTCGAGTCTTGGATCTATCAGAGAACAAGTTCTCTGGAACCCTACCATCTAGCTTTGTCCCTCCACAGATCAGAGAAGTTTATTTATCAAATAATAGGCTACAAGGACCACTGACAAATGCATTTTACAATTGTTCTGAATTAATGACATTGGATCTTAGTCGCAACTATTTCACTAGAAGGATTCCAGATTGGATTGGCAAGTTTCCAAAATTGAGCTATCTTCTTTTGGGTTATAACAATCTTGTAGGTGAAATACCAATTCAGTTGTGCAACTTAGGCCAATTAAGCTTGGTTGATCTTTCTAATAATAATCTTTCTGGCCATGTCCTCCCTTGCATAACCGCTGCTAGCAATAAGGTTAGGCAAGAAGAAGTTGGCACAAATCCGTATATGGCTTCATCTCCAGCTTATATGAAACAGCCTTTGGAGTTTACAACAAAGAGTATATCGTATTACTTCCAAGGAAGCATTCTCAAGTACATATCAGGGCTCGATCTGTCCTGCAACAATTTGACAGGTAAAATTCCTGCTGAAATAGGAAATCTTAGCATGATCCAGGTGTTAAACCTGTCCCATAACAGTTTGACAGGATTGATTCCGCAATCATTTTCAAACTTGAAGCGAATTGAGAGCTTGGATCTGTCCTACAACAAATTGAATGGCAAAATCCCTCAACTCACTCAACTACATTGGCTAGCTGTCTTCAGTGTAGCACACAACAATTTATCTGGCAAGACACCTGAGATGGTTGCACAATTTGCGACATTTGACAATAGTAGCTATGAGGGAAACCCTTTCCTTTGCGGACCTCCATTGTCTAAAAGTTGCTTTTCTTCATCAATAATGCCAAGAGTTTCAGAGGAAGATAAAAAAGATCATAAAAGAGATGGTGGCTTTATGGACATGGATGCTTTCTATGTGAGTTTTCTGATTTCTTATGCCTTAGTGTTGTTGACCATGGCTGCCATTTTGTACATAAATCCATATTGGCGAAGAGCATGGTTCTATATGATAGAGTTGAGCCTCACCAACCTCTACTATTTTCTGGTAGACAATATTCCTTTTTGGTTTAGATGCTATTGA
- the LOC110652923 gene encoding receptor like protein 21-like isoform X2 has product MRLIKQLLVALVIASLLEGWWSCDGCLENERNALLQLKASFNYPERMSLSSWGLYTDDCCKWENIHCSSTTGRVSKLSIRGDIWYFTEWCFNASSFLPFQELTSLSLRCYYIIDCVENEGFQRLEKLSKLEFLDLESNVFINKSIVSSIGHLSSLKSLNLSYTGLESVTDIQGLSSLQNLEFLDLSSNDFNNSIIPFLHIFPSLKSLNLDRNRLESGIQGFENLEFLDLSFNNFGDSIIPFLRIFPSLKSLKLAGNRLESGIQGLSGLENLEFLDLSSNNFNKSIIPLLSVFSSLKSLTLIDNRLENITNFQGLSKLSNLEFLDLSLNDFGNSTLSSIGDLSSLKELHLDECGLRGTFDIQKLDALGNLKVLSLRRNRITKVVDSRGMPVKTKFDTCINSWVVLVVVFYCIFNIDSNSIN; this is encoded by the exons ATGAGGCTAATTAAGCAGCTGTTGGTTGCTTTGGTAATAGCTTCATTATTAGAGGGATGGTGGAGCTGTGATGGTTGTTTGGAGAATGAGAGAAATGCTCTTTTGCAACTCAAGGCTTCTTTCAATTATCCTGAACGCATGTCACTCTCTTCTTGGGGATTATACACCGATGACTGTTGTAAATGGGAAAATATTCACTGCAGCTCCACCACTGGACGAGTTTCCAAACTCAGTATTCGGGGCGATATTTGGTACTTTACAGAATGGTGCTTCAATGCCTCTTCGTTTCTTCCTTTTCAAGAATTGACGAGTCTTAGCTTACGATGCTATTATATTATTGATTGTGTTGAGAATGAAG GTTTTCAAAGATTAGAAAAGCTCAGCAAGTTGGAGTTTCTTGATTTAGAAAGTAACGTGTTCATTAACAAGAGCATTGTATCATCTATTGGCCATCTTTCATCTTTAAAATCATTAAATTTGTCCTACACTGGATTGGAAAGTGTAACTGATATTCAAG GACTATCAAGTCTTCAAAATTTGGAGTTTCTTGATTTGTCATCCAACGACTTCAACAATAGCATCATACCATTTTTACACATCTTTCCATCTTTAAAATCATTAAATTTAGATCGCAATAGATTGGAAAGTGGCATTCAAG GATTTGAAAATTTGGAGTTTCTTGATTTGTCATTCAACAACTTCGGTGATAGCATCATACCATTTTTACGCATCTTTCCATCTTTAAAATCATTAAAATTAGCCGGCAATAGATTGGAAAGTGGTATTCAAG GACTATCAGGACTCGAAAATTTGGAGTTTCTTGATTTGTCATCCAACAACTTCAACAAGAGCATCATACCACTTCTAAGTGTATTTTCATCTTTAAAATCTTTAACATTGATCGACAACAGATTGGAAAATATAACTAATTTTCAAG GACTATCAAAACTTAGCAATTTGGAATTTCTTGATTTAAGTCTTAATGACTTCGGCAATAGTACCCTATCATCCATTGGTGATCTTTCATCTTTAAAAGAATTACATCTGGATGAATGTGGATTGAGAGGAACATTCGATATTCAAA AATTGGATGCTTTGGGCAACTTAAAGGTACTGAGCCTACGAAGAAATCGAATTACCAAAGTTGTGGACTCAAGAGGTATGCCAGTTAAAACAAAGTTTGATACATGCATTAATAGTTGGGTGGTCCTGGTTGTtgttttttattgtattttcaatATAGATTCCAATTccataaattaa
- the LOC110652923 gene encoding receptor like protein 21-like isoform X1, which yields MRLIKQLLVALVIASLLEGWWSCDGCLENERNALLQLKASFNYPERMSLSSWGLYTDDCCKWENIHCSSTTGRVSKLSIRGDIWYFTEWCFNASSFLPFQELTSLSLRCYYIIDCVENEGFQRLEKLSKLEFLDLESNVFINKSIVSSIGHLSSLKSLNLSYTGLESVTDIQGLSSLQNLEFLDLSSNDFNNSIIPFLHIFPSLKSLNLDRNRLESGIQEISGFENLEFLDLSFNNFGDSIIPFLRIFPSLKSLKLAGNRLESGIQGLSGLENLEFLDLSSNNFNKSIIPLLSVFSSLKSLTLIDNRLENITNFQGLSKLSNLEFLDLSLNDFGNSTLSSIGDLSSLKELHLDECGLRGTFDIQKLDALGNLKVLSLRRNRITKVVDSRGMPVKTKFDTCINSWVVLVVVFYCIFNIDSNSIN from the exons ATGAGGCTAATTAAGCAGCTGTTGGTTGCTTTGGTAATAGCTTCATTATTAGAGGGATGGTGGAGCTGTGATGGTTGTTTGGAGAATGAGAGAAATGCTCTTTTGCAACTCAAGGCTTCTTTCAATTATCCTGAACGCATGTCACTCTCTTCTTGGGGATTATACACCGATGACTGTTGTAAATGGGAAAATATTCACTGCAGCTCCACCACTGGACGAGTTTCCAAACTCAGTATTCGGGGCGATATTTGGTACTTTACAGAATGGTGCTTCAATGCCTCTTCGTTTCTTCCTTTTCAAGAATTGACGAGTCTTAGCTTACGATGCTATTATATTATTGATTGTGTTGAGAATGAAG GTTTTCAAAGATTAGAAAAGCTCAGCAAGTTGGAGTTTCTTGATTTAGAAAGTAACGTGTTCATTAACAAGAGCATTGTATCATCTATTGGCCATCTTTCATCTTTAAAATCATTAAATTTGTCCTACACTGGATTGGAAAGTGTAACTGATATTCAAG GACTATCAAGTCTTCAAAATTTGGAGTTTCTTGATTTGTCATCCAACGACTTCAACAATAGCATCATACCATTTTTACACATCTTTCCATCTTTAAAATCATTAAATTTAGATCGCAATAGATTGGAAAGTGGCATTCAAG AAATATCAGGATTTGAAAATTTGGAGTTTCTTGATTTGTCATTCAACAACTTCGGTGATAGCATCATACCATTTTTACGCATCTTTCCATCTTTAAAATCATTAAAATTAGCCGGCAATAGATTGGAAAGTGGTATTCAAG GACTATCAGGACTCGAAAATTTGGAGTTTCTTGATTTGTCATCCAACAACTTCAACAAGAGCATCATACCACTTCTAAGTGTATTTTCATCTTTAAAATCTTTAACATTGATCGACAACAGATTGGAAAATATAACTAATTTTCAAG GACTATCAAAACTTAGCAATTTGGAATTTCTTGATTTAAGTCTTAATGACTTCGGCAATAGTACCCTATCATCCATTGGTGATCTTTCATCTTTAAAAGAATTACATCTGGATGAATGTGGATTGAGAGGAACATTCGATATTCAAA AATTGGATGCTTTGGGCAACTTAAAGGTACTGAGCCTACGAAGAAATCGAATTACCAAAGTTGTGGACTCAAGAGGTATGCCAGTTAAAACAAAGTTTGATACATGCATTAATAGTTGGGTGGTCCTGGTTGTtgttttttattgtattttcaatATAGATTCCAATTccataaattaa
- the LOC131169105 gene encoding receptor-like protein 9b, whose product MRLIKQLLVALVIASLLEGWWSCDGCLDDERNALLQLKASFNNPLDRSLSSWGIDTDDCCKWENIHCNSTTGRVSQLTIWSYGWYVTDRYFNASLFLPFQELTSLSLPHGFIDCVENEGFERLESLNKLEFLDLDRSWFNNISILSSIGHLSSLKSLSLAYIGLESVTDIQGLSRLENLEFLDLSGNNFNDSIIPSLSVFPSLKSLNLAYNRLESVTDFQGLSELEKLEFLDLSCNKFNSGITPFCIDFSSLRSLYLWDNGLTGTIDIKRVSKLGNLEFLDLSHDNYGNSFLPSFGDLSYLKKFILSQCGLREAIDIQKLSNGTSLKFLNLAGNEIESLKSFQGGGDGGGEELQKLSNLEYLDLSYNRLDNNSLSSLRTLSSLKFLNMEYNLLEGLINMEELDALGNLEVLSLGGNQITKVVASGDMRVVRNLSALFLDNVTTHGRSSIQLELLGAYPFLKTLSLTHNSFKGAIFAQELGNLTSVEELFLDYSSLDEQSFKSLGALPSLNVLSMYALNATLPTEGLLNFKNLVYLDLSFFYSPQQLLERHWKDIIT is encoded by the exons ATGAGGCTAATTAAGCAGCTGTTGGTTGCTTTAGTAATAGCTTCATTATTAGAGGGATGGTGGAGCTGTGATGGTTGTTTGGATGATGAGAGAAATGCTCTTTTACAACTCAAGGCTTCTTTCAATAATCCTCTTGATAGATCACTCTCTTCTTGGGGTATAGACACTGATGACTGTTGTAAATGGGAAAACATTCACTGCAACTCCACCACAGGACGAGTTTCCCAACTCACTATTTGGAGCTATGGTTGGTATGTAACAGATAGGTACTTCAATGCCTCTTTGTTTCTTCCCTTTCAAGAACTGACGAGTCTTAGCTTACCACACGGTTTTATTGATTGTGTTGAGAATGAAG GTTTTGAAAGATTAGAAAGTCTAAACAAGTTGGAGTTTCTTGATTTAGATAGAAGCTGGTTCAACAACATAAGCATATTATCATCTATTGGCCATCTTTCATCTTTAAAATCATTAAGTTTAGCCTACATTGGATTGGAAAGCGTAACTGATATTCAAG GACTATCAAGACTTGAAAATTTGGAGTTTCTTGATTTATCAGGCAACAACTTCAACGATAGTATCATACCATCTTTAAGTGTCTTTCCATCTTTAAAATCATTAAATTTAGCCTACAACAGATTGGAAAGTGTAACTGATTTTCAAG GGTTATCAGAACTTGAAAAATTGGAGTTTCTTGATTTGTCATGCAACAAGTTCAACAGTGGTATCACACCATTTTGTATTGACTTTTCATCTTTAAGATCATTATATCTATGGGACAATGGACTAACAGGAACGATTGACATTAAAA GAGTATCGAAACTTGGAAATTTGGAATTTCTTGATTTAAGTCATGACAACTACGGGAATAGTTTCCTACCATCCTTTGGTGATctttcatatttaaaaaaatttattctgTCTCAATGTGGATTGAGAGAAGCAATCGATATTCAAA AATTAAGTAATGGAACAAGCTTGAAGTTCTTGAATTTAGCGGGCAAtgaaattgaatcccttaaatcCTTCCAAG GTGGTGGAGATGGTGGTGGTGAAGAGTTACAGAAGCTGAGCAATTTGGAATATCTTGATTTGAGCTATAATCGCCTGGATAACAACAGTCTATCATCTCTCAGGACACTTTCATCTCTCAAGTTTTTGAATATGGAATACAATCTATTAGAAGGATTAATAAATATGGAAG AATTGGATGCTTTGGGCAACTTAGAGGTACTAAGCCTAGGAGGAAATCAAATTACTAAAGTTGTGGCCTCAGGAG ATATGAGAGTCGTCAGGAATTTGAGTGCTCTTTTCCTTGATAACGTTACTACCCATGGAAGAAGCAGCATTCAGCTGGAATTACTGGGAGCATACCCATTTCTCAAGACCCTTTCTCTAACGCATAATAGCTTCAAAGGAGCGATATTTGCTCAAG agCTGGGTAATTTGACAAGCGTGGAAGAGTTGTTCCTGGATTATTCCTCACTTGATGAACAGTCTTTTAAGAGCCTTGGAGCGTTGCCTTCTCTTAATGTTTTGTCTATGTATGCCCTCAATGCTACCCTACCCACTGAAG GCTtgctgaatttcaaaaatttggtGTATTTGGATTTGAGTTTTTTTTACTCTCCACAACAACTTCTTGAAAGACATTGGAAAGATATCATCACTTAA
- the LOC131171819 gene encoding cuscuta receptor 1-like: LGLCELKHLQRLYMSNNDLSGTLPLCLANLTSLQLLDLSSNHFIGNISLSPLGNLTSMHTLDLSWNLLQIPISLLPFFNLSKLKHLDCYENEIYADIDVPTLTPKFQLRTLDLSGQGDGGVFPKFFYYQHKLEYVDMSNIKMKGEFPHWLIRNNTKLYTLYLHNSSLSGPLQLPIHSHVYFSDLDISDNYFNGSIPTEIGVCFPSLNFLNLSGNGLTGGIPSSFGKMSQLTELDLSNNRLSGIIPQDLIVGCNSLGHLILSNNNLQGQIFPKQATCKELIRLLLDGNQFTGSIPYSISNCTMLKMLDVSYNRLFGSIPGWIGNITSLNILDLSENSFFGNLPSSFVPPWISEVYLSKNRLQGPLTNAFYGCSELKILDLSHNDFTKRIPEWIGNFSTLTYLLLGYNRLEGEIPIQLCHLFKLRLVDFSNNNLSGPVPPCISLRRYSGDGIRYLRPPIGSMTQPLEVTTKNALRYFQGSILRLMSGLDLSCNNLTGEIPVEIGNLDKIQLLNLSHNKLTGLIPQSFSNLTQIESLDLSYNNLNGKIPQLTQLNFLAVFSVAHNNLSGRTPEMVAQFATFENSSYEGNPFLCGPPLSKSCFSSSIMPRFSEEDKKYHKKDGGFVDIDAFHVSFLISYAIVLLTIAAVLYINPHWRRAWFYMIELSLTNFYYFLVDNIPFVFRCY, translated from the coding sequence TTAGGTTTATGCGAGTTAAAACATCTTCAAAGGCTATATATGAGCAACAATGATCTCAGTGGCACTTTACCTTTATGTCTAGCAAATTTAACATCCCTTCAACTGTTAGATCTATCTTCCAATCACTTCATCGGAAATATCTCCTTGTCTCCCCTGGGTAACCTCACATCCATGCACACATTAGATCTTTCATGGAACCTGCTCCAAATCCCAATCTCTCTTCTGCCATTTTTCAACCTTTCAAAGCTCAAGCACTTGGATTGTTATGAGAATGAAATATATGCAGATATAGATGTGCCTACTCTGACACCAAAATTTCAACTACGGACCCTAGATTTGTCAGGTCAAGGAGATGGCGGAGTGTTTCCCAAGTTCTTCTACTATCAGCATAAATTAGAATATGTTGATATGTCAAATATTAAAATGAAGGGAGAGTTTCCACATTGGTTGATCAGGAACAACACAAAATTATACACACTTTACTTGCACAACTCTTCTCTTTCGGGGCCTCTCCAATTGCCAATTCATTCCCATGTGTATTTTTCAGACTTAGACATCTCTGACAACTACTTCAATGGCTCTATTCCAACAGAAATTGGAGTATGTTTTCCAAGTTTAAATTTTCTAAACTTGTCTGGAAATGGTCTCACTGGTGGCATTCCTTCATCATTTGGCAAAATGAGTCAACTGACAGAATTAGACTTGTCCAACAATCGACTATCAGGCATAATACCCCAAGACTTGATTGTTGGATGCAATTCATTGGGTCATCTCATTCTTTCAAACAACAATTTGCAAGGCCAGATATTCCCAAAGCAGGCTACTTGCAAAGAATTGATTCGATTATTGTTGGATGGCAATCAATTCACTGGAAGTATCCCATATAGCATAAGTAATTGCACAATGTTGAAAATGTTGGACGTGAGTTATAATCGTCTCTTTGGTAGCATCCCTGGTTGGATAGGGAATATAACTTCTCTTAATATCTTGGATCTGTCAGAGAACAGTTTCTTTGGAAACCTGCCATCTAGCTTTGTCCCTCCATGGATCAGTGAAGTTTATCTATCAAAAAATAGGCTACAAGGACCGTTGACGAATGCATTTTATGGTTGTTCTGAATTAAAAATATTGGATCTTAGTCACAACGATTTCACTAAAAGGATTCCAGAATGGATTGGCAATTTTTCAACATTGACCTATCTTCTTTTGGGTTATAATAGACTTGAAGGTGAAATACCAATTCAGTTGTGCCACTTGTTCAAATTAAGATTGGTtgatttttctaataataatctTTCTGGTCCTGTTCCCCCTTGCATAAGCCTTCGTAGGTATTCTGGTGACGGAATTAGGTACTTGCGTCCTCCTATAGGTTCTATGACTCAACCTTTGGAGGTTACAACAAAGAATGCATTGCGTTATTTCCAAGGAAGCATTCTCAGGCTCATGTCAGGACTCGATCTGTCCTGCAACAATTTGACAGGTGAAATTCCTGTTGAAATAGGAAATCTTGACAAAATCCAGCTGTTAAACCTGTCCCATAACAAGTTGACGGGATTGATTCCACAATCATTTTCAAACCTAACGCAAATTGAGAGCTTGGATCTTTCCTATAACAACTTGAATGGCAAAATCCCTCAACTCACTCAACTAAATTTTCTAGCAGTCTTCAGTGTAGCGCACAACAATTTATCTGGCAGGACACCTGAGATGGTTGCGCAATTTGCGACATTCGAGAATAGTAGCTATGAGGGAAACCCTTTCCTTTGTGGACCTCCACTGTCTAAAAGTTGCTTTTCTTCATCAATAATGCCAAGATTTTCGGAGGAGGataaaaaatatcataaaaaggATGGTGGCTTTGTGGACATTGATGCTTTCCATGTGAGTTTTCTGATTTCTTATGCCATAGTGTTGTTGACCATAGCAGCCGTTTTGTACATAAATCCACATTGGCGAAGAGCATGGTTCTATATGATAGAGTTGAGCCTCACCAACTTCTACTATTTTCTGGTGGACAATATTCCTTTTGTGTTTAGATGCTATTGA